In Candidatus Chlorohelix allophototropha, one DNA window encodes the following:
- a CDS encoding trypsin-like peptidase domain-containing protein — translation MSTINYQSNQPPNNNPLPPVYEKKPNHWAKPVKRGLLALALMFTFGTGYFIADNLNNNNVSAPVYAPVAAASIPTNIIALQTNQTLTVAQVAQKVCPTVVQITSQVTTSSNRFSAGSGSTQATGVGSGIIIDSAGYILINYHVIENTNSLEVTLSDGTTLEATVVGSKPQNDLAVIKIDPTGSELTVAELGDSSVLQVGDELAPV, via the coding sequence ATGTCAACTATTAATTATCAAAGTAACCAACCGCCAAATAATAATCCGCTGCCACCCGTATATGAGAAAAAGCCTAACCATTGGGCTAAACCGGTCAAACGAGGATTGTTAGCGTTAGCCCTTATGTTTACCTTTGGCACAGGCTATTTCATTGCCGATAACTTGAATAATAACAATGTTAGCGCCCCAGTGTACGCTCCCGTAGCTGCCGCCTCTATACCAACAAATATAATTGCGTTACAGACAAACCAAACTCTAACTGTGGCACAGGTTGCGCAAAAAGTATGTCCCACAGTGGTGCAGATAACCTCTCAGGTGACAACTTCTTCAAACCGCTTCTCAGCAGGTTCTGGTAGCACACAGGCAACCGGAGTAGGTTCAGGGATTATCATCGACAGCGCTGGTTACATTCTAATCAACTACCATGTCATAGAAAATACAAACAGCCTAGAAGTTACCTTGTCCGATGGAACTACGCTTGAGGCTACAGTAGTAGGTTCAAAACCACAAAACGATCTGGCGGTAATCAAAATTGACCCTACCGGAAGCGAACTTACAGTAGCAGAATTAGGCGACTCAAGTGTCTTACAGGTTGGGGATGAGCTTGCCCCGGTTTAG
- a CDS encoding HEAT repeat domain-containing protein: MIEAYDQNQKDFNDYIGLLMHDSYTIKGRVIVSLIKIAKTSSINTLELLLNYFKDDNYKEIRESLAIILGSSNRPELFEQLAPLLASDNWSVRAYSAEAISRMSWERRREANGLILKLLEDTNTFVRENAANAIAKMGTLKNEEISQILNYLDDSSSTVRIKLIYALGKDDPTYYSAIKPLINFLDSSEEELRSSAAISLGRIGSAANEAAEPLYKLLSDENVQVRRQSASAIGKIGVKNPEIISKLLSLTHDDERLVRLAAIQALGKLKVGTPEVVHILIALLYDEDVDVLGKTIQTLGEIGNTQVIVALKRFLTKSTLYTEDGFSIGNLAKKSIELIQTLN, from the coding sequence ATGATCGAAGCATATGACCAAAATCAAAAAGATTTTAACGACTACATTGGCCTGCTAATGCATGATAGTTATACGATCAAGGGGAGAGTAATTGTTTCGCTTATTAAAATAGCCAAAACTTCTTCGATCAATACCTTAGAATTATTGTTGAACTATTTTAAAGATGATAATTATAAAGAAATAAGAGAATCTTTAGCGATTATATTGGGTAGTTCTAATCGACCTGAGTTATTTGAGCAACTTGCGCCTTTGCTTGCCAGCGATAATTGGAGTGTACGTGCGTATAGTGCTGAAGCTATTTCTAGAATGTCTTGGGAGAGAAGACGGGAAGCAAATGGTCTTATTCTAAAATTGTTAGAGGATACTAATACATTTGTGCGTGAAAATGCTGCAAATGCTATTGCAAAAATGGGTACTCTGAAAAACGAAGAAATCTCTCAGATTCTCAACTATCTCGATGATAGTTCAAGCACAGTTCGCATCAAGCTCATTTATGCTTTAGGTAAAGATGATCCTACCTATTATAGTGCGATAAAACCGTTAATTAATTTTTTAGATTCTTCTGAGGAGGAGCTAAGAAGTAGTGCTGCAATAAGTTTAGGAAGAATTGGAAGTGCTGCAAATGAAGCCGCGGAACCACTTTATAAGCTATTGAGTGATGAAAATGTTCAAGTAAGACGGCAGTCTGCATCAGCGATAGGAAAGATAGGAGTTAAAAACCCTGAAATTATAAGCAAATTGTTAAGTTTAACACACGATGATGAGCGTTTGGTGAGGCTTGCTGCGATTCAAGCTCTAGGTAAGCTTAAAGTAGGAACACCTGAAGTAGTACATATTTTAATAGCACTGTTGTATGACGAGGATGTAGATGTACTAGGCAAAACAATTCAAACTTTAGGGGAAATCGGAAACACACAGGTTATAGTTGCACTTAAAAGGTTCCTAACAAAATCAACTCTTTATACTGAAGATGGATTTAGTATAGGTAATTTAGCAAAGAAATCAATCGAACTTATTCAAACTTTAAATTAA
- a CDS encoding transposase family protein: MLDALMLQTLGAFHLNFTEIVGTSILLQISRTNLLVACPACHHYSRRVHSRYTRTVADLPFSDRIVKLKIKVRRFFCANSACSSFTFVEPLSPAIPPFARRTQRLTEALVNITYGLVGEAGARLAFLLKMPSSSRTLLRLLNAQPIPQYPTPRVLGVDEWSWKKGGIYGAILVDLERRSPVELLKDRTAETFAKWLQTHPGVEIICRDRDTVLAVKSQF, encoded by the coding sequence TTGTTAGATGCTTTAATGTTACAAACCCTTGGAGCTTTCCATTTGAATTTCACTGAAATCGTTGGAACCTCTATTTTGTTACAAATTTCGAGGACTAATCTTTTAGTAGCCTGCCCAGCTTGCCACCATTATTCTCGGCGGGTCCATAGTCGGTATACCCGTACTGTTGCCGATTTGCCTTTTTCTGATCGAATAGTCAAGCTTAAAATCAAAGTCAGGCGCTTTTTTTGTGCTAATTCGGCTTGTTCATCTTTTACTTTTGTGGAACCACTGAGTCCTGCCATCCCTCCTTTTGCTAGACGTACTCAACGTCTTACTGAAGCCCTCGTGAATATTACTTATGGTTTGGTCGGGGAAGCTGGTGCCCGTTTAGCTTTTCTATTAAAAATGCCTAGCAGTTCCCGCACATTGTTACGCTTGCTCAACGCTCAGCCAATACCCCAATACCCTACTCCTCGGGTTTTAGGGGTAGATGAATGGTCCTGGAAAAAAGGGGGAATATACGGGGCGATCCTGGTGGACCTAGAGCGTCGTTCACCGGTGGAATTGCTCAAAGATCGCACGGCAGAAACTTTCGCTAAATGGTTGCAGACGCATCCAGGGGTGGAAATAATCTGCCGCGATAGAGATACGGTATTAGCTGTCAAGAGCCAATTTTGA
- a CDS encoding tyrosine-type recombinase/integrase, which produces MADEQVIPVAQSVEIVSVNQEETNSLPLDQNPAAVYLATLRPVGRRGMLRALTLIAEVVSGGKQTALTLPWHKLRYQHTAAIAPVLVERGYRPATVNQALSGLRSVLYHAWKLGLMESEDYQRARDVKNRRGETLPRGRALDKDELKALIKTCQAEKTPGGLRDAALIGLMYGTGLRRSEVVKLELKDYNPATGALTIRGAKGGKDRLVYVKGGAAKSLAVWLGQRGDTAGALFCPVHKSGKVRVVVMTDQSVMKILKKRGLQTDLESFSPHDLRRTFISDLLDAGADIATVQKLAGHASVTTTARYDRRGEAAKSKATDLLEIPY; this is translated from the coding sequence ATGGCAGATGAGCAGGTAATACCAGTAGCACAATCAGTAGAAATAGTCTCGGTAAACCAGGAGGAAACTAACTCGCTGCCGCTTGATCAGAATCCGGCAGCGGTTTATCTCGCTACTCTGCGCCCGGTTGGTCGGCGTGGAATGCTCCGTGCTCTCACTCTTATAGCCGAAGTCGTCAGTGGTGGCAAACAAACTGCCCTGACCCTGCCCTGGCATAAACTGCGTTACCAGCATACCGCTGCCATCGCCCCCGTCCTGGTGGAACGCGGCTACCGCCCCGCCACCGTCAATCAGGCTTTGTCAGGCTTGCGTAGTGTCCTCTACCATGCTTGGAAATTGGGGCTAATGGAAAGCGAAGATTACCAGCGTGCCCGCGATGTTAAAAACCGCCGGGGTGAAACCCTCCCGCGGGGTCGCGCTTTGGATAAAGATGAGTTAAAGGCCCTGATCAAAACCTGCCAAGCTGAAAAAACGCCGGGCGGGTTACGGGATGCTGCCCTGATCGGGTTGATGTACGGCACCGGACTGCGCCGTTCGGAAGTGGTCAAGCTAGAGCTGAAGGATTATAACCCTGCCACCGGGGCGCTAACTATTAGAGGAGCCAAGGGTGGCAAAGACCGACTGGTATATGTCAAAGGTGGAGCCGCTAAATCTCTGGCGGTATGGCTGGGGCAACGGGGTGACACTGCCGGAGCGCTCTTCTGCCCGGTGCATAAAAGCGGTAAAGTCAGAGTGGTAGTTATGACCGACCAGTCGGTAATGAAGATATTAAAAAAACGTGGTTTACAAACCGACTTAGAATCGTTTAGCCCCCACGACCTACGACGCACCTTTATTTCGGATCTCTTAGATGCAGGAGCGGATATAGCCACTGTTCAGAAGTTAGCGGGACATGCCAGTGTCACCACCACTGCTCGTTACGATCGACGGGGAGAAGCAGCCAAAAGCAAAGCCACCGACCTGCTTGAAATTCCTTACTAA
- a CDS encoding IS110 family transposase: MAPAKDPPVLKSRPKYEYYAGLDIAAKTFTAATCYRDAEPTRAVSLSQSPEGYASLTKLLLKADHPLDQILVVMEATGTYWIELATYLQGEGFAVSVINPKQAHDFAGALGLKPKNDRFDAQLLARLSATLQPARWTPPPQIYRELYQRLTHRLSLLEARQQFRNQLHALSVAQPVEGVVTSLENLIATLTERIKQVDKEIKEFLKLDQEWAASVTLLQTITGIGRLTAVWLVVVTLNFTNCSSAEGLTLFTGLAPIERSSGTSVRSRPMIGKGGHSRLRALLYMAAGSAMRFNPVIKAYCERLQKTKGRAYKEVRCAAARKLVHLGFAVVKSGLPFDPAYQPSPQKEAGASPEAKAS; this comes from the coding sequence ATGGCCCCTGCTAAAGACCCGCCTGTCCTCAAATCCCGCCCGAAATATGAGTATTACGCCGGGCTGGATATAGCCGCCAAAACCTTCACCGCGGCGACTTGCTACCGCGATGCTGAACCTACCCGTGCGGTTAGCTTGTCTCAATCGCCCGAAGGCTACGCCAGCCTGACCAAGCTCTTACTTAAAGCCGACCATCCGCTTGACCAGATTCTGGTAGTGATGGAAGCCACCGGCACTTACTGGATCGAACTGGCTACCTACCTGCAAGGTGAAGGTTTCGCAGTTAGCGTGATCAACCCCAAACAGGCTCACGACTTCGCCGGCGCGCTTGGCCTCAAGCCTAAAAACGACCGGTTCGATGCTCAACTCCTGGCCCGGCTTTCGGCTACCCTGCAACCGGCTCGTTGGACCCCACCACCCCAGATTTACCGCGAGCTTTACCAACGTCTTACGCACCGTCTCAGTCTTTTGGAAGCCCGCCAGCAGTTCCGTAACCAATTGCATGCTCTTTCAGTCGCCCAGCCAGTGGAAGGGGTAGTGACGAGCCTGGAGAACCTAATCGCCACCCTGACCGAACGCATCAAGCAGGTAGATAAGGAGATAAAAGAGTTCCTCAAGCTGGACCAGGAATGGGCCGCTTCAGTTACTCTTCTCCAAACTATCACCGGCATCGGACGGTTGACGGCGGTGTGGCTGGTGGTCGTGACCCTCAATTTTACGAACTGCTCCAGCGCTGAAGGGTTGACCCTCTTTACTGGCTTGGCTCCCATCGAACGCAGTAGCGGGACCAGTGTGAGAAGCCGGCCAATGATCGGAAAAGGCGGTCATAGTCGGCTACGTGCGCTCCTTTATATGGCGGCAGGCAGCGCCATGCGGTTCAACCCGGTGATAAAAGCCTACTGTGAGCGCTTGCAAAAAACTAAGGGTCGGGCTTACAAAGAAGTGCGGTGTGCCGCCGCCCGCAAGCTGGTCCACCTGGGTTTTGCCGTAGTTAAGAGCGGGCTGCCCTTCGATCCGGCCTACCAGCCCTCGCCCCAGAAAGAGGCGGGTGCTTCACCGGAGGCAAAGGCCAGCTAG
- a CDS encoding MFS transporter gives MSSGLLDSPIESKIAPVNLWHNRNFNIFWVGQTINSLGDSFAFIALPLLVLQATGSIAQMGLVTGIFGLGQLLANLVAGLVVDRVNRRKLMIMCDIGQALVYILVPIGWWLIGTQIWLIYLLTFTGAILSAFFQVAYITAVAGLVEREQVTEANGRLQVTVGICYVAGPMLAGLISAIFGPVVALGLDSISFLLSANSLWLVRWQIQPQPEEENKPNIWNEWLNGAKFLFRQPVLRAVALLLAVNSLISTAGLDLFIFYLKTPLKQSDDTVGLVLGVASIGAIASGIWVASLRRKFGFGACWLGGMALGSISIGLIGFAQGIILISILSIFYMFGNMISGISSMSLRQQITPNHMLGRVTAFFWFFMRVPGMFGAAITTAIAEFTGVTFMLIAMGVVGLGISALGLLTPARQRYPERYYEN, from the coding sequence ATGTCAAGTGGGTTATTAGATTCTCCAATAGAAAGCAAAATTGCTCCGGTAAACCTGTGGCACAACCGCAATTTCAATATCTTCTGGGTGGGACAAACCATAAATAGCCTCGGAGATTCTTTCGCTTTTATTGCGCTACCTTTGCTGGTTTTGCAAGCAACAGGCTCAATAGCGCAAATGGGCTTAGTAACCGGAATATTTGGTTTGGGGCAATTGCTAGCAAATTTAGTTGCAGGATTAGTAGTTGATCGTGTAAACCGCCGCAAATTAATGATAATGTGTGACATCGGACAGGCGTTGGTTTATATACTGGTACCAATAGGCTGGTGGTTAATTGGCACACAAATCTGGTTGATTTACCTTCTCACCTTTACAGGAGCAATTCTTTCAGCCTTCTTTCAGGTTGCCTATATCACTGCCGTAGCCGGATTGGTTGAACGAGAACAGGTAACAGAAGCAAATGGGAGATTGCAGGTAACGGTAGGCATTTGCTATGTAGCCGGTCCGATGTTAGCCGGGTTGATTTCAGCCATTTTCGGTCCGGTAGTTGCGCTTGGTTTAGATTCAATTTCTTTCCTGCTTTCGGCAAACTCACTCTGGTTGGTACGCTGGCAGATACAGCCACAACCTGAAGAAGAGAATAAACCTAATATCTGGAACGAATGGCTGAATGGGGCAAAGTTCCTATTTCGGCAACCGGTGCTACGCGCGGTAGCATTATTGCTGGCGGTAAATTCGCTTATATCCACTGCCGGGCTAGATCTATTTATCTTTTACCTAAAAACCCCACTTAAGCAAAGCGATGATACGGTAGGGTTGGTTCTAGGAGTAGCCAGTATCGGGGCAATTGCAAGTGGTATTTGGGTAGCATCCCTTCGACGTAAATTTGGATTTGGCGCTTGCTGGCTAGGTGGTATGGCGCTCGGCTCAATCAGTATCGGTCTTATAGGTTTTGCACAGGGAATCATATTAATTTCCATACTATCAATTTTTTATATGTTTGGAAATATGATTTCCGGCATATCCTCCATGTCGCTACGTCAACAAATTACTCCAAACCACATGCTAGGGCGAGTTACCGCTTTTTTCTGGTTCTTCATGAGAGTACCGGGAATGTTCGGGGCAGCCATAACCACCGCAATCGCAGAGTTTACAGGAGTTACATTTATGCTGATTGCAATGGGAGTTGTAGGGCTTGGGATTTCGGCGCTGGGCTTGCTAACTCCTGCCCGCCAGCGATACCCGGAGAGATACTATGAGAACTAG
- a CDS encoding IS3 family transposase (programmed frameshift), translating into MGDKQKEYPVEFKREAVRLMETSGKTAVQIARELGVSDSVLYHWRKILAEKGEQAFPGKGHQTEAEEELRRLRMENERLRIERDILKKAPSHLHAEPKVKFQFIYEHKQEFAVRLMCKVQVVSESGYYAWRKRPESARAKADRALEAEIEPIFEQSRQTYGSPRVKAALRGKGINCSRKRVARLMRLLGLVSCHRRKKRKVITTDSQHSNPVAPNRLKRNFTATKPDEKWVGDITGVLTNEGWLYLAALVDIYSRKVVGWSMGANRDEALVERALVMALERRKPGKGLLHHTDRGSQYTSRGYRGLLEQYGIETSMSRKGDCWDNALIESFFGTLKVECTDRYNFKTMTEVRTVIFEYMEVFYNRQRLHSALGFMTPTEFELLPV; encoded by the exons ATGGGAGATAAGCAGAAAGAGTATCCAGTAGAATTTAAGCGAGAAGCAGTGCGGTTAATGGAAACCAGCGGTAAAACAGCGGTACAAATCGCTAGAGAACTAGGGGTATCCGACAGTGTACTCTACCATTGGCGTAAAATATTGGCTGAAAAAGGAGAGCAAGCTTTTCCTGGTAAAGGTCATCAAACTGAGGCTGAAGAAGAACTCCGTCGGCTGCGAATGGAGAATGAACGACTGCGGATAGAAAGGGATATCTTAAAAAAAGCCC CTAGCCATCTTCACGCAGAACCAAAAGTGAAGTTTCAGTTCATTTATGAGCACAAGCAGGAATTTGCGGTGAGGTTAATGTGCAAGGTGCAGGTGGTTTCTGAGAGCGGCTATTACGCCTGGCGGAAACGACCAGAAAGTGCCAGAGCCAAGGCTGACCGAGCACTGGAAGCAGAAATTGAGCCTATATTCGAGCAGTCTCGGCAAACTTACGGTAGTCCCAGAGTAAAGGCGGCGTTAAGGGGTAAGGGGATAAACTGTTCGAGGAAGCGGGTAGCCAGACTGATGCGGTTGCTGGGGCTAGTCTCCTGTCATCGTCGTAAGAAGCGAAAGGTCATAACGACTGATAGCCAGCACAGCAATCCGGTGGCACCCAACCGGCTAAAGCGGAATTTCACGGCTACCAAGCCTGATGAGAAATGGGTGGGAGATATTACCGGGGTGTTGACTAATGAAGGTTGGTTGTACCTAGCAGCCTTGGTAGATATATATTCGAGAAAAGTGGTGGGTTGGTCGATGGGCGCCAACCGGGATGAAGCGTTGGTGGAAAGAGCTTTGGTTATGGCATTGGAGCGACGTAAACCGGGAAAGGGTCTTTTACATCATACCGATCGAGGTAGCCAATACACCAGTAGGGGTTACCGAGGATTGCTGGAGCAGTACGGGATCGAAACCAGTATGAGCCGAAAGGGTGATTGTTGGGACAATGCTCTCATAGAAAGCTTCTTTGGGACATTGAAAGTGGAATGTACAGATCGTTATAATTTTAAGACTATGACAGAGGTTAGAACAGTTATTTTCGAATATATGGAAGTATTTTACAATCGGCAGCGGCTACATTCGGCGTTGGGTTTTATGACACCTACAGAATTTGAACTATTGCCTGTCTGA